In Haematobia irritans isolate KBUSLIRL chromosome 1, ASM5000362v1, whole genome shotgun sequence, a genomic segment contains:
- the LOC142221320 gene encoding uncharacterized protein LOC142221320, protein MSEEMNSLTMTRGRLKGSITRTLAFAQVPSAETTFDDVVSRLERLEEVWQAFVKLTDDLYKFKDVENFADPEADFASYEEKYLSARGKLYALKSQYTPTLNESTTNSGAIAKLADQQAAFLEKLSTTSHPKENDLPRINIPFFTGTYKDWPSFKDLFESAIGSKGISNIQKFHYLKSLLKEDAARLIQHIPVTETAFQTTWTRLNDRYDRPKQIVTSFIEAFMALPSISTGNAATMRKISDGANEIIRGLDAIGKDERDWWLIYLLLSKLDPESKSKWIRESRDNPLPTINDFFEFLDNRCEEVELCAKKQAHQSKHSHSGKSQGNHTKCLVSTKAKPSCLLCKCPDHSIFTCPTLLQKDINERRHFVKESALCYNCLRQGHAVSNCASKGRCKQCHRRHHSLLHLPSNEHEPTYLPGQVSESSPPESPSSSNNTASANIQWSTTANIACPISLPSLPSSSKHCTSDKEFIMPTASIYVKDRFGKFITCRALLDTASKLSFITESCAQRLGLQRYPSKIMVNGISSIKAETTRGLCQIFVRSRISEQSINAKVHVLPKITTSLPGYSFENKIKNQLMDLPLADPTYNISSQIDILFGLEHIWNIFTFNKRIDSQGNTIAISTIFGWVVTCAETEQIYNQTTTLVTTVDIDRCLRSFWELEETEHHTKADPDDIFVETHFQTTHSRASDGKYVVQLPFKNENPIFGNTLNGALSRFYAVERRFQRNPAIRDKYIGFMRDYEKLGHMRKLKPHEINVTDGRVFYLPHHPVLGEKIRVVFDGSFQDSNGISLNNNLHIGPSIQRDLFAVCLRFRFHRYVFSADIVKMFRQIWISEDHKNYQRIVWRESPLHEVQHYILCTVTYGTSCAPYLSVRVLEQLAYDYKSKFPIASKVVMEDFYVDDVITGAQTEEEIVFIRDNLVNLLAQAGLELRKWVSNCVSISDSTQDQLFFAAPEKDVKKVLGIFWRPSSDQLGYHIELNKNPVATKRQVLSDVSRIFDPMGLLSPVVIQFKILLRELWSHKLSWDEPLPENLTRQWTTFRQDLISIQDFTLPRYILNDVTKLELHGFSDASIHAYSAAVYCRFVDDTGHTHVKLIAAKTRVAPIKQKSLPCLELCGALILSRLLKRIKEALPHKSIDIRAWCDSTIVLCWLSQPPIKLKTFEANRTSEILEILPHPDALSAFKLSSKVLVSTVNDYNPLHELVHRISKWNKLIRVVAYIFKFINATRYPHQIKSPNISFNNFKHAELILTKYAQDAFSEERTLLQSKRLVSTTSSLAKLHPFIDGSGLLRVGGRLRNSELDNASKYPIILPICSRITKLILQNLHEKNLHPGVSALFVIARQTYWIIDARNLIRNLTHNCLKCFRQRRINTQQLLAACTKYVSRFLATLASRIFNFSATATKME, encoded by the exons ATGTCGGAAGAAATGAATTCCTTGACGATGACCAGAGGTCGCTTGAAAGGCTCAATTACTCGTACTTTGGCGTTTGCTCAGGTTCCATCCGCAGAAACAACTTTCGATGATGTGGTTAGCCGCTTGGAGCGTTTGGAAGAGGTTTGGCAAGCGTTTGTAAAATTAACAGATGATTTATACAAATTCAaagatgtggaaaattttgcggaCCCGGAGGCTGATTTTGCAAGCTACGAAGAGAAATACCTTTCAGCGCGTGGTAAACTGTATGCTTTAAAATCACAATATACTCCTACTTTGAATGAAAGTACAACCAACTCGGGAGCAATAGCAAAGTTGGCAGATCAACAGGCTgcatttttggaaaaactttcaacGACTAGCCATCCTAAAGAAAATGATTTACCTCGCATAAATATTCCATTTTTTACAGGGACATACAAAGATTGGCCAAGTTTTAAAGATCTTTTTGAGAGCGCTATAGGATCAAAAGGAATATCAAATATTCAAAAGTTTCATTACCTGAAGTCGCTACTCAAAGAAGATGCCGCAAGATTAATACAACATATTCCGGTTACCGAAACTGCTTTTCAAACAACTTGGACAAGGCTCAATGATAGGTATGATCGCCCTAAGCAAATTGTTACTTCTTTCATAGAAGCATTTATGGCCCTACCATCAATATCGACGGGAAATGCTGCAACCATGAGAAAAATATCTGACGGGGCAAATGAAATAATTCGTGGTCTTGATGCTATAGGTAAAGATGAAAGAGATTGGTGGTTAATCTATTTATTGTTATCTAAACTTGATCCTGAATCAAAGAGCAAGTGGATTCGTGAGAGTCGAGATAATCCACTTCCTACCATTAACGATTTTTTTGAATTCTTAGACAATCGCTGCGAAGAGGTTGAATTGTGTGCAAAGAAACAGGCCCATCAATCCAAGCACAGTCATTCAGGCAAGTCACAAGGTAACCATACAAAATGTCTGGTGAGTACTAAAGCAAAACCCAGCTGTTTATTGTGCAAGTGTCCCGACCATTCAATCTTTACATGTCCCACATTACTGCAAAAAGATATTAATGAGCGCCGTCACTTCGTAAAAGAATCTGCACTATGTTATAATTGTCTCAGACAGGGTCATGCGGTTTCCAACTGTGCATCAAAAGGTAGATGCAAGCAATGTCATCGAAGACATCATTCACTCCTACATCTTCCGAGTAATGAACATGAACCTACATATTTACCCGGTCAAGTTTCGGAGTCTTCACCCCCTGAATCACCGTCTTCTTCTAATAATACAGCTAGTGCCAATATTCAGTGGTCCACTACCGCTAACATTGCATGTCCCATTTCGTTACCTTCACTTCCATCTAGTAGTAAACATTGTACGTCAGACAAAGAATTTATCATGCCCACTGCTTCTATTTATGTCAAAGATCGCTTTGGAAAGTTTATAACATGTCGAGCTTTATTAGATACCGCTTCAAAGctgtcttttatcactgagagtTGTGCTCAACGTCTAGGCCTTCAAAGATATCCCTCAAAAATAATGGTAAATGGTATTTCATCAATTAAAGCCGAGACAACTCGGGGTTTATGTCAAATATTCGTACGTTCACGCATCTCTGAGCAATCGATTAACGCCAAGGTACATGTTCTGCCTAAAATAACTACATCTCTTCCTGGCTACAGCTTTGAAAATAAGATCAAAAATCAACTTATGGATTTGCCTCTTGCTGACCCCACATACAACATTTCGTCAcagattgatattttatttggcCTAGAACATATTTGGAACATTTTCACATTCAACAAACGTATTGATTCACAGGGCAATACTATtgcaatttcaacaatttttggatgggttgTAACTTGTGCTGAGACGGAGCAAATTTACAACCAAACTACTACACTTGTTACCACCGTGGATATTGATCGTTGCCTTCGAAGCTTTTGGGAACTAGAAGAAACTGAACACCATACTAAAGCCGATCCAGATGACATTTTTGTAGAGACGCACTTTCAAACCACTCACTCGCGTGCAAGTGATGGTAAGTACGTAGTTCAGTTGccttttaaaaatgaaaacccAATATTTGGAAATACACTAAATGGTGCGCTATCTCGATTCTATGCTGTCGAAAGAAGGTTTCAACGAAATCCAGCAATTCGAGATAAGTATATTGGTTTTATGCGAGATTATGAAAAATTGGGACATATGCGTAAACTCAAACCTCATGAGATTAATGTTACTGATGGTAGAGTTTTTTATCTACCCCATCATCCAGTCTTGGGAGAAAAAATTAGAGTCGTATTTGATGGCTCATTTCAAGATTCCAACGGTATATCGCTTAATAATAACTTGCACATTGGGCCAAGTATACAACGGGACTTATTTGCTGTTTGTTTGAGATTTCGTTTCCACAGGTATGTTTTCTCAGCcgacatagtaaaaatgttcagACAAATATGGATATCTGAAGATCACAAAAATTATCAACGAATAGTATGGAGAGAGTCGCCGTTACACGAGGTACAACATTACATTTTATGCACGGTTACATATGGCACATCTTGTGCGCCATATCTTTCAGTACGAGTGTTGGAGCAGTTAGCCTATGATTATAAATCCAAGTTCCCCATTGCATCGAAGGTGGTAATGGAGGACTTTTATGTAGATGATGTTATTACCGGGGCACAAACGGAAGAAGAAATCGTTTTCATACGTGACAATTTGGTAAATCTACTAGCCCAAGCAGGCCTGGAACTAAGGAAATGGGTTTCAAATTGCGTGAGTATATCAGATAGTACACAAGATCAATTGTTTTTTGCAGCTCCCGAAAAGGATGTAAAAAAGGTGCTCGGTATTTTTTGGAGACCATCGTCAGATCAACTGGGGTATCATATAGAACTCAACAAAAATCCAGTCGCAACAAAAAGGCAGGTACTATCTGATGTATCACGTATATTTGATCCCATGGGTTTATTATCTCCTGTggtaatacaatttaaaattctacTAAGAGAACTATGGTCACACAAGCTATCGTGGGATGAACCACTTCCTGAAAATCTTACACGTCAATGGACTACATTTcgacaagatttaatttctattcaaGATTTTACACTTCCAAGATACATTTTGAATGATGTCACAAAATTGGAGCTGCATGGTTTCTCGGATGCTTCCATACACGCATACTCTGCCGCAGTTTATTGTCGATTCGTAGACGACACTGGTCATACTCATGTCAAACTCATTGCTGCTAAAACAAGGGTAGCTCCCATCAAACAAAAATCGTTGCCGTGTCTTGAATTATGCGGAGCTCTTATTTTATCTCGTCTACTCAAAAGAATAAAAGAAGCCTTGCCACACAAATCAATTGATATACGAGCTTGGTGTGATTCAACAATTGTTTTGTGTTGGCTATCTCAACCACCCATTAAGTTAAAGACATTCGAAGCCAACAGAACAtcagaaatattggaaatattgccTC ATCCTGACGCCCTTTCTGCCTTTAAACTTTCTTCAAAAGTTCTGGTCTCAACAGTGAATGACTATAATCCACTACATGAATTGGTACACCGCATTTCGAAATGGAATAAACTCATACGTGTCGTAGCCTACATCTTCAAGTTCATCAATGCCACTAGATATCCACACCAAATAAAATCGCCGAACATTTCGTTCAACAACTTTAAACACGCCGAACTAATTCTGACAAAGTATGCCCAAGATGCCTTTAGCGAAGAGCGCACGCTATTACAAAGTAAACGCCTAGTAAGTACAACATCTTCATTAGCAAAACTACACCCCTTCATAGACGGCAGCGGCTTGTTACGGGTAGGTGGGCGCCTACGTAACTCAGAACTAGACAATGCTTCAAAATATCCAATAATCTTGCCAATATGTAGCCGAATAACCAAATTGATTTTACAAAACCTTCATGAGAAAAATCTGCATCCCGGAGTATCGGCCTTATTTGTTATTGCCCGTCAAACCTATTGGATTATTGATGCAAGAAATCTGATTCGAAATCTAACTCATAATTGCCTCAAATGTTTTCGACAACGACGAATTAATACACAACAGTTATTGGCAGCATGtacaaaatatgtttcaagGTTTCTAGCGACGTTGGCATCAAGAATATTTAACTTCTCTGCAACAGCGACCAAAATGGAATAG